A genome region from Calliopsis andreniformis isolate RMS-2024a chromosome 2, iyCalAndr_principal, whole genome shotgun sequence includes the following:
- the LOC143185947 gene encoding uncharacterized protein LOC143185947 — protein MSGRRRVFSALDGLKCDRAIVWSVLLWCLMFLPGKADSAPPGICAMDGCNCTVKAHRWINVKCVFSNDQDVELLEGTIPSDVMEVEVSHCRELRIQSGAFADGAPLKRVHVSGIYSLVAKRQAFQNLSAPNTHLEVSECNSVILESHAFRNARGTLSVSISRCRHVGIKPNAFSRLLWITVKEVPTLELSSNAFKLEASQHGRHGPATKIMFQSVRVTEFPTAVFPSAVAEVRMDDIWTKVIRKDAFCAMTMFSVTISNASILEIETGAFSDWALIQSLEFVDVRLKSIERGAFRAGHDNLTIQYSRLTDVDSGAIDISAATVSFNNNEFQNLRQGAIVLHQWNHIAIDYNLFIDLETDAITAEVDATKARNFEFSFTGNHIQKARPGSLKFAAISQRVNTARVGNNYFKEKCSCNLDSWIREVTDRNSSVSWMMDSSYCVVDQLLDRCFNLPQGYMSMRNFTKIICTPGDHINCEKPSAKPEPSVSPPSVGPHVYPRHKGYFDLEMSDSEQLQRGKRIIVVICVLAVFIVLVVILASGVLYMRRSGVCPKLTSGPLMNLTSWLSPSSGMTAATSARSISRLSVHEYAGLQPETRILDVETQPEVTEEEDDDAEGLYPYTENKATQTLPEELTEEYLRDLRERLNDPENYNQARDMIEHLYDLIKVEESCNNNNDRQPSDRDENAYDMIRPKQRKPKGPPKPSTSVGTKAPSLEKLLPSGIQPRPPLTEYTEPRDRKATEQNHLYAELPGDETVPSTSRLSQPILATLAGRAPQPLPPDVVNDHLIIQPHSSEVFNTPKTENHRPPPESPKFETNRNQGRPMSFLKALGESILGASKMSNNKRPNSLLCEYAEPSDATAHLYSELPEPQTSTPASKMANRPLPTKPDQDSVNVARA, from the exons GACGTGGAACTATTGGAGGGAACCATTCCATCCGACGTGATGGAGGTGGAGGTCTCCCACTGCAGGGAGCTGAGGATCCAGTCAGGTGCGTTCGCGGATGGCGCGCCCCTGAAACGTGTTCACGTTTCGGGGATCTACAGTCTCGTTGCCAAGAGGCAGGCTTTCCAAAATCTAAGTGCCCCAAACACGCATCTCGAGGTGTCTGAGTGCAATAGCGTGATCCTGGAGAGTCACGCTTTCAGGAACGCGCGGGGGACGCTAAGCGTCTCGATATCGAGGTGCAGACACGTGGGGATCAAGCCGAATGCCTTCTCGCGACTGCTCTGGATCACGGTTAAGGAGGTGCCTACCTTAGAACTGTCTAGCAACGCGTTTAAACTGGAAGCTTCTCAACATGGCAGGCATGGACCAGCGACCAAG ATTATGTTCCAAAGCGTGAGAGTCACGGAGTTTCCGACAGCGGTGTTTCCATCGGCGGTTGCGGAAGTCCGTATGGACGATATCTGGACGAAAGTAATCCGCAAGGATGCGTTCTGCGCCATGACGATGTTCAGCGTGACTATTAGCAACGCTTCCATCCTCGAAATCGAAACTGGCGCTTTCAGCGACTGGGCACTGATCCAGAGCCTCGAATTCGTCGACGTCAGACTGAAGAGCATAGAGAGGGGAGCCTTCAGAGCTGGCCACGACAATCTCACCATACAATATTCTAG GCTAACCGATGTAGACAGCGGTGCCATCGATATATCCGCAGCTACAGTGAGCTTCAACAACAACGAGTTCCAGAACCTTCGCCAGGGCGCGATAGTCCTGCACCAATGGAATCACATAGCCATTGATTACAACTTGTTCATCGATCTGGAGACCGACGCGATCACGGCCGAGGTGGACGCCACGAAAGCACGAAACTTCGAGTTCTCCTTCACTGGGAATCACATACAGAAGGCACGGCCAGGGTCCCTCAAGTTCGCGGCGATCTCGCAGCGAGTGAACACGGCTCGCGTAGGAAACAACTACTTCAAGGAGAAGTGCAGCTGCAACTTAGATAGTTGGATACGCGAGGTGACGGACAGGAACAGTTCCGTGTCGTGGATGATGGACTCGAGTTACTGCGTAGTCGACCAGCTCCTCGACAGGTGCTTCAACCTGCCTCAGGGTTACATGTCCATGAGGAACTTCACGAAGATCATCTGCACGCCTGGCGATCATATCAACTGTGAGAAACCATCTGCCAAACCCGAACCAAGCGTCAGCCCGCCCAGTGTCGGGCCACACGTCTATCCGAGGCACAAGGGCTACTTCGATCTTGAAATGAGCGACTCGGAGCAGTTGCAGCGAGGGAAAAGGATCATCGTTGTGATTTGCGTGCTGGCGGTGTTCATCGTGCTCGTGGTGATTCTAGCTTCAGGGGTTCTATATATGCGTCGAAGTGGCGTGTGTCCAAAATTGACGTCTGGTCCCCTGATGAATCTCACCAGCTGGCTGTCACCTAGTAGTGGCATGACTGCTGCCACCTCGGCCAGGTCGATCTCTAGGCTCAGCGTGCACGAGTACGCGGGCCTTCAGCCTGAGACCAGGATCCTGGACGTGGAAACTCAACCGGAAGTCACTGAGGAGGAGGACGACGATGCTGAAGGGCTGTATCCTTACACCGAGAACAAGGCTACCCAGACGCTGCCAGAAGAGCTGACAGAGGAGTACCTGAGGGATCTCAGAGAAAGACTCAACGATCCTGAGAACTACAACCAGGCACGGGACATGATAGAGCATCTGTACGATCTGATAAAAGTCGAGGAGAgctgcaataataataatgataggcAGCCGTCTGACAGAGACGAGAATGCTTATGATATGATTCGACCTAAACAGAGAAAGCCTAAAGGTCCTCCGAAGCCCTCCACTAGTGTCGGTACTAAAGCACCATCGTTAGAGAAGCTACTGCCTAGTGGAATACAACCCAGGCCGCCACTGACAGAGTACACAGAGCCTCGAGATCGAAAAGCCACCGAGCAAAATCACCTATATGCAGAATTACCAGGTGATGAAACCGTGCCTAGCACCAGTCGACTGTCCCAGCCGATTCTGGCGACTCtggctggtagagcaccgcaacCACTGCCACCAGACGTCGTCAATGATCACTTGATCATCCAACCTCACTCGAGCGAGGTGTTCAATACCCCCAAGACTGAAAACCACAGGCCTCCACCAGAAAGTCCTAAGTTCGAGACGAATAGAAATCAAGGTAGACCAATGAGCTTCCTGAAGGCGCTGGGGGAGAGTATCCTCGGAGCATCGAAGATGAGCAACAACAAGAGGCCTAATTCTCTGCTGTGCGAATACGCAGAACCGTCCGACGCGACTGCCCACCTGTACTCGGAATTACCTGAACCCCAGACCTCGACTCCGGCCAGCAAGATGGCGAACAGACCGCTGCCCACCAAACCCGATCAAGATTCCGTTAACGTGGCGAGGGCATAA